The genomic interval GGCGGGTGATTATCGAGACGCGGCCGGCCGCCGCGGCGGCGGAGGAGGGCGGTGTGATCTTCAGCATCGAGGAGTCAGGCTCCTCGTCCGCGGCGGCGAGGAGTTGAAGCTGGCCGATCCCGCAGACGTTCCCTCTGCCGTTCTATGTTGCGATTGGGTCACATCGGGTACAGCAACTGCTTCCCCGTTCATGCCTTGCTGCTGGACCAGGCGGTGCCGCCAGGGCTCGAGCTGCGCACGGGCGTGCCCTCGGCCCTGAACGCCGAGCTGGCTGCGGGTCTGGTGGACGTGGCCCCTTCCTCCAGCATCGAGTATGCGCGCCATGCACTGCGCTACCGGCTCTTTCCGGACCTGGCCATTGGCTCGGCCGGCCCGGTGGGCAGCATCCTGCTCGAGACACGGCTGCCGCCAGCAGAGCTCGAGGGACACGAGGTCGCCCTGCCCACGGCCTCGGCTACTTCTACGGTCCTGCTGCGGATCCTGCTCGAGCAGAGGTTCGGTGTCCGACCCCGCTACCGCTGGTTCGACCAGGATAGCGAGCACGACCCGCTGCAGGCCGAGGGAGCGGCCGCCGCCCTCTGGATTGGCGACGTCGCCCTGCGCAGGACGCCGGCTGCGGGTTACTGCCTGCTGGATCTGGGGACCGCCTGGACGGAGTGGACCCATCTCCCCTTTGTCTACGCTCTCTGGCAAACTTCCGCCGGCGCGGAGCGGGATGCGGAGATCCGCGCGCTGCACACGTTGCTGCTCGAGTCGCGCGCGTTCTTCCACGCCAATGCCCCCCA from Gemmatimonadota bacterium carries:
- a CDS encoding menaquinone biosynthesis protein, with amino-acid sequence MGHIGYSNCFPVHALLLDQAVPPGLELRTGVPSALNAELAAGLVDVAPSSSIEYARHALRYRLFPDLAIGSAGPVGSILLETRLPPAELEGHEVALPTASATSTVLLRILLEQRFGVRPRYRWFDQDSEHDPLQAEGAAAALWIGDVALRRTPAAGYCLLDLGTAWTEWTHLPFVYALWQTSAGAERDAEIRALHTLLLESRAFFHANAP